In Ananas comosus cultivar F153 linkage group 7, ASM154086v1, whole genome shotgun sequence, the sequence TGGTCCTTAGATGATTTAGTAAAGTTTCCGGTAGGACCTTAAGAGATGTGGGTGGAGTGAATAGGAAGCTCTCAACAAGTCCTTCTGAAGGTGTCCAATTTACGAATACTTAAATTGGATTGTAGATGAGGCATCGTTTTCTTCATTTTCGGCTTCTTCTGTTATTAATAGCAACATTTGGTTATAGAAATTAGCAACTATGACTAAAAAGAGTTGAAAAGAACGGTACAGGTACATTTTACATCTAAATTCAACTCCAATGTATCTAACAAGAAAGCATTGAGACTGAATCTATTACAAGCCTCTCCTTCAACAAGTTCTAGTCATAATTCTTCAAGAAGAGGCAATTAATTGATATGTGAGATTTCGTGGACCTCGCATATATTCTTGTAGTTGTGCATCAATTTCATgcgaaagcaaaaaaaattattagtattGCTTACAAATTTTGTAGTACTAGCCAGTTCTAGTCGAACTAAACGGTTTACGCTATTTCATTTGCAGGCCAGAGCATACGCAAGAGTGATGAAAGCAACTCTCTTCTTTTCGAGCGCCACCCACAACATAAATGTCAATAAGATTTTCAAGTTCATCACCGCGAAGCTCTTTAACCTGCCGTGGACCATAGAGAGAAACTTGACGATCGGAGAACCGACTATAGATTTTTAGGCTCTCATTTCGTTTtctttcgctttttttttttttttctgccaaTTCTATGGCTATTTGCTCTTGCAGGTGCAAGATTGTTGTACATAGCAAATGTTGTCCATGCAACCACcccttttcctcctcttttacttttcattcactttttttttttccttttcctttaatGTTCAAGGATAAGGCCTATATAAAAATGGATCTTTTGTGATCTTCAAATGGATCTTTTATGATCCACCTGTTTTCCTTTGTATCCAATTTTGGTTTCCACCAAGTGATTGTACACTTCAGTGTTTAGTTGGATTAAGACAAACTAACTAATGTAACGCAATACAAGTTAAAAGGCATTTTATAAAtatgcatttatttatttatatttgggAGAGACAGGTAACGTGTTAcgtgcttcattcattaaaaagagaaagaacagACAACGAATCCAAAAGCAGATAACGACACATAACACACGACCCGCCTGAGGGTCATACGAAGCTGCTCAGCGACTGCAGAGCACCAGATTTCTAGTAGATTCGTTTGGCGACTCGTGACCTGCACCGTCGACTTCTTTTCCTGCCGAAAGATGACACTATTCTTCTCCCGAAAGACGACCTTTAACAAAAGATTCTACTGCAATGTAAtttgcaacaaaaaaaatcaacttcAACACAATTTAGTTACTAGTTATTGCTAGTTTTGCTCTGCATCAGCCTCCGACATGTTGTTCAGCTTCAGTGTGGAAATGAGCCAATGTGTCGGAAACCGATAACCTGGAACATGGCACGTCGCCGATTCGTTGTTCATCTTTCGAGCACCATGCCTTCGACTGGATCGCACCGCACCGGAACAGAAAAAAACACGTTGAGTTCCTCATAACTCCCAAATTCAACATCATTCTCTCATGATCATGCAAACCATGATCATGTAACCAACATAATCCTCGTCCTTGGGGAAATTCTTATCCATCAAATGCTCCAAAGACGCTTCTTTTACTCTAGGTGAGTTTTGAGTTCTCACTGGGGCATTTCCACAAACATGTCGCGGGCGGGCCTAGTGATCGATCTAAGGGATTAGGGAGTCGGCAACGTAATTAGAATCGTAGAGAAAAAGCCGGCGGCTACGGGACGAGTCGAGAGCGCGGTGGAGATGATGTCGGAATCGGCGTTGGAGTCGTTACCGACTTCGTATGGTAAGGAGTCCAGTAACAAATCAGGGGGTCTGTTTCAAATTTGCCTAGATTGAAGGTGTGTCCGTACGtttgagaaatattttttttatttttttatacacagATGTGTctcaactaaaataaaaataaaattaagaggaAAGATACTTGTTAACTACTATATCCAATGATGATataatgattaaaaaattatataaaatctgCTTAATTGAAGAGCATTCTAAAATAAACTCCTCAATTTTATCAtaagaaagttaaaaaattttgtttattttttagtaagTAAAACTGGAATAATCGACATGTAACAGTTAACTAAtaaaattgggaaaaaaaaaaaaacgagcgGGCATTTCAAAATCTCCTGTAGTTCAGGGAGTACTCAGTCATTTTCACCTCAATACACCGACACCCACACACGAACACACTCCCGTTCTCTTCTTTCTCGCTCTATTTGTATATGCGCTGTACGTGTTTGTAGTATTGTCCCAATGGCTTTCTCCTCACCTCTCACCTCCCATTCTCGCTTTATCCCCCACAAACCAACCCCCTCACCTCGTTCTCTACCTGAAAATCCCCCGACCCATCTCCTCTTCGCCTCAATCCACCCCACCCACCACCTCTCCGTGTCCTCCGCTTCGTCCCCGAACCCTACTCCCCAACTCCCCCCCAATATCTCCCCAAGCGACCTCCtttccctcctccgccgcgagAAGGACGCCGAATCCGCTCTCCGTTTGCTAAATATCGCTTTGAATCGCTCCGATTTTGCGCCGACGTATCCCCTCTACGAAGAGATCCTTCAACAGCTCGGAAAGGCGGGAGCTTTCGATCAGATGAGGACGCTTTTCCGCGAAATGAAGCGCTCGGGGTTCGGAATCAAAGTGGGTACTTTTCCAATCCTCGTCGGAAGCTATTCTAAGTTCCAGTTGTTTGATGAAGCTGTTGATGTGGTTCTTAATTTCATGGATGAGTTTGAACTCGCTGCGGAAACGGATGTTTATAATTATCTTCTTAATGTTCTTGTGGAGGGAAACAAGATAAAGCTAGTTGAATCTGTGTACTCTGAAATGGGTAGTAGAGGAATTAAACCCGATGTTTCGACATTTAATATATTGATCAAAGCTTTGTGTAAAACCCATCAATTGCGGACCGCAGAGTTGATGTTCGAGGAAATGTCTAGCTACGGTCTCGCACCCGATGAGATTACGTTTACTACTTTAATGCAGGGGTTTATTGAAGAAGGGAATATGGAGGGTGCTTTGAGAGTGAAGGAGAGGATGTTGGAGGTGAATTGCTCGCCAACAAATGTAACAGTGAATGTTTTGATTCATGGGTACTGCAAACAGGGGAGAGTAGAAGATGCCCTTGAATTTGTGCAAGAAGAGTCTATTAAGGGATTTAATCCTGATAAGTTCACTTTTAACACACTTGTCAATGGGTTATGCCAATCTGGGCATATCAGGCACGCTCTCGAGATATTAGATGTGATGCTTCAAGAAGGGCATGATCCCGACATAGTTACTTATAATACCTTAATTGGTGGGTTGTGTAAATATGGAGAGATTGAAGAGGCTATGGGTGTTTTGAATCAAATGGTAGAGAGGGATTGCTTGCCTAATACAGTGACTTACAACACTCTAATTAGTACAATGTGTGCGAAAAACCGGCTTGAAGAAGCCATGGAGCTCGCACGTGGCCTCACACTCAAAGGTCTTTTACCAGATGTTTATACTTTCAATTCACTTATTAGGGGTCTTTGCAAGGCGGGAGATCACGAAATTGCTCTTCAAATGTTCGAGGAGATGAAGAATAACGGATGCCCGCCGGACGAAATTACTTATAACATTTTGATCGATCACCTTTGTTTTAATGGTAAGTTAGGTAAAGCTCTGGTTTTGATGAAGGAAATGGAATCAAATGGTTGTGCGAGAAGCACCGTGACTTATAATACTCTCATTGACGGGTTGTGCAAGAACAACAGAatagaggaggcggaggaggtgtTTGATCAAATGGAACTGCAAGGTGTTTCAAGAAACCTGGTGACATACAATACCCTAATTGATGGTTTGTGCAAGAATAATAGAGTCGATGACGCCACGGAATTAATTGATCAGATGATAATGGAAGGATTGAAACCTGATAAGCTTACATATAATTCACTTCTGACCCATTATTGCAGGCAAGGAAATATAAAGAAGGCGGCGGATATAGTTCAAACGATGACTTCGAACGGGTGCGAACTCGATATTGTCACTTACGGAACTCTTGTAGTGGTCTTTGCAAGGCAAATAGGACACAAATTGCATGTAAACTCCTTCAGACAATACAAATGAAAGGAATGGTCCCAACTCCCAAAGCTTACAACCCTGTAATACAAGCACTTTTTAAGCAGAGAAAGACTAAAGAAGCCATCAGGctatttagagagatgagagagaatgGCGAGGCTCCGGATGCAATTACATATAAGATTGTGTTTCGTGGGCTGTGTCGCGGAGGCAGGCCTATTAAGGAAGCTGTTGATTTCTTGGAGGAGATGTAGAGAATGGGTTCGTACCGGAGTTTGCTTCGTTTTCCATGTTAGCTGAAGGGCTTCTAAACTTGGCCATGGAGGACACTCTCAATAGGTTGGTTGAATTGGTTATGGAGAGGGCTAAGTTCACGGAAAAAGAAGTTTCGATGGTAAAGGGCTTTCTTAAGATTCGTAAATTTCACGATGGACTAACTGCTTTCGGCCGAATCCTCGGTACAAGAAAGCCGGAAAGAAGATACAAATGATATGCTGAAACTCAGAAAGATCTGAGAGTAAGATGGTAGCAAAAGAGAGTCCTCTATGCTGTAAAATCGATCAATTTGTCAAGAAGTATATGCAGCAACATGAGGGGAGAGTAGTTTAATTTCTTGTACACGTTTTGAGTTACATGTTTGAAATTGCATTTATGATTGAGAATTTTCCAGAAAGTGGTTTTAGTTTCTGCAATTGTCAACTTTGTTTAGGGTATAAGAACAAGCTACTTACGAGTGAATTTGAGTGTATAATAAaataccaaacaaggcctaagATACTGTTTTTGACTCTCTGTTTCGAATactatcttaaaaaataaaataaaaaataatgaaaaaaaaattgtggtgCAGTAAAGCAAACCAATGAGGCCCATGGGCTTCATTTGGGGGTCCGGCCCATTAATAGCATAATTTGCCAAAAGGAATGGTTCAACCGTCTTATAAGTAAATGTGGAGGGTAAAATTGGAAATTTATCTCCTTGCCCTTTCCAGTGCCTTAGATATAAAAGCTCGAAACCCCCTTCGAAGTCCAACTCCGCAGCTAGGGTTCTTCGGCGGGTGGTGGAGAGGAAAGAGGAGGCTTCGGATTCGAAACCCTAACCGTAGCCGCAAAAATGGTacgaatctctctctctttatctacCTCCGATCTCTAATCTCTCTTTCTAGATCGAAATAGGGTTGGTTTCTCTTGCTCTTGATTTGTTCCTAGAAATATATGCGACGTGTTTCGATTTGGGGTTGAAAGGATGAATCTTGGAGAATATAATGCGGAATGAAGTAAGGGATCTGTGGGATGTTAATGGTAACACTCTGGGATTGTTCTATCGGTGTCTTTGTGTTTATTGATGTGTTAATTCGAGTGGGATTCTATAAACTGGTGGATGCTGGTGAGATTTGGATATTTTGAATGAGTTAAGTGAAAAAAGGTTGCTTTTGTGATTTACTGGATATTTAGCAAAGTAATTTAGTTAATTTCTCTCGATTGGATTGAATTAATGTGTGTTTTGTATCCGTGGTTCTTTGGCAATACGATGctaattcttttttttgggttgcaatcactattaaaaattgtGAATATTCTTGAGTGCTTGTGCAATATTGAGAAGCTAATGTAGGAGTTTTGTGTCGGGTTGCAGTTGAGGTTTATTAGGATGTCTAGTATGTTGTGTTGTTTTACCAGGTTTTGCGTTTTACCAGGTTTTGCGTTTGATATTTATTAGGAtctctagggtttattttggggattttttattagaggcttttggaacTCAATTTATTGAATTAGaatctttgtttaggttggatttgaaagGATCTAGttctcatttggagattgagagaggtTTCCTTCACTATTGGTGAGTTTTCACCCTTTTCTTGAAATGATTAATGATCGACCTTAGGGTTGTTCGTTCGATTTGCTTAACTCTCTTTTTATTacttttagggtgctaggagagtcaTAGGCACCTTCGTCAGTGCAAACGAAGGGTGCAGGAagtcttggtgggtttgacttcatggaatATGGGAGAAATTCCTCCTATGTTATATTTGCTtgtcgtaaaatag encodes:
- the LOC109712640 gene encoding LOW QUALITY PROTEIN: pentatricopeptide repeat-containing protein At3g53700, chloroplastic-like (The sequence of the model RefSeq protein was modified relative to this genomic sequence to represent the inferred CDS: inserted 2 bases in 2 codons), with the translated sequence MAFSSPLTSHSRFIPHKPTPSPRSLPENPPTHLLFASIHPTHHLSVSSASSPNPTPQLPPNISPSDLLSLLRREKDAESALRLLNIALNRSDFAPTYPLYEEILQQLGKAGAFDQMRTLFREMKRSGFGIKVGTFPILVGSYSKFQLFDEAVDVVLNFMDEFELAAETDVYNYLLNVLVEGNKIKLVESVYSEMGSRGIKPDVSTFNILIKALCKTHQLRTAELMFEEMSSYGLAPDEITFTTLMQGFIEEGNMEGALRVKERMLEVNCSPTNVTVNVLIHGYCKQGRVEDALEFVQEESIKGFNPDKFTFNTLVNGLCQSGHIRHALEILDVMLQEGHDPDIVTYNTLIGGLCKYGEIEEAMGVLNQMVERDCLPNTVTYNTLISTMCAKNRLEEAMELARGLTLKGLLPDVYTFNSLIRGLCKAGDHEIALQMFEEMKNNGCPPDEITYNILIDHLCFNGKLGKALVLMKEMESNGCARSTVTYNTLIDGLCKNNRIEEAEEVFDQMELQGVSRNLVTYNTLIDGLCKNNRVDDATELIDQMIMEGLKPDKLTYNSLLTHYCRQGNIKKAADIVQTMTSNGCELDIVTYGTLXSGLCKANRTQIACKLLQTIQMKGMVPTPKAYNPVIQALFKQRKTKEAIRLFREMRENGEAPDAITYKIVFRGLCRGGRPIKEAVDFLEEMXENGFVPEFASFSMLAEGLLNLAMEDTLNRLVELVMERAKFTEKEVSMVKGFLKIRKFHDGLTAFGRILGTRKPERRYK